The DNA sequence GGACGATTGGGCATGATCCCCGCGATTGCGTGTGGCGTGCTCCGTGGCGTCGTTCCGTGATGGGCCCCCAGACGCTGCGCGTCGGGGGTGACGCCAGGGGGAGAGACTGATCTCCATCCTCCAACACCGTGTCCCCGGCTGAGGCCGGGGGCTCTTGCTGAAACGATGCGGAGCCGGCCGCACGGGGCCCCGGTGCCCTGCGCTTGCGCTTGGGCCTTCTCGGGGCGAATGCAGTGCATTCGCTGATCCCTCGAAGCGTGGCAGGGATGTCACATCAGCGGCAAGTTTCTGCGAGTGAATGTCACATGCACATTGATCCGGAGCAGAATGTGCCGCTAGACAGCGCGCAATTCATTCTCAATTTCAAAACAGGTATCCCTCATGCCGTTTTCCCGTCTGTCTGTGCTTCTGGCCTCCACTGCGCTGGTTTCGCTCGCCTCCCATGCGGATTCCGCGACCGAGCCGGGCGAGCAGAACCCCTATACGCTGTTGTCGACCATTGTCGTGACCGGATCGTCTGATGCGGTGGACGAGGTGGCGGGGTCTGTGTCCTTCCTGACCGATGCCGACCTGTCGGCACAGGCGCAGAGCGACATCCAGCGCGTGCTGCGCGTGGTGCCGGGTGTGAACATCCAGGAAGAGGATGGCTATGGCCTGCGCCCGAATATCGGCCTGCGCGGGTCCGGCTCGGATCGGTCGTCCCGCATCGTGCTGATGGAAGATGGCGTGCCGATCTCGCCGGCGCCCTACGCCTCCCCGTCGGCCTATTACTTCCCGACCACGGCGCGGATGAGCGCGGTGGAAGTGACCAAGGGCCCGGCCGCGATCCTGTATGGCCCGCGCACGACGGGGGGCGCGCTGAACCTGTTCTCCACGCCGGTGCCGACCGAGATGAGCGGCTTTGCGCAGGCCTTCTTCGGCACGAATGACCGCCAGCGTGTGCATGCCTGGACCGGCGGGCGCGCAGATGTGGGCGCAGGCTGGCAGCTGGGCGGCCTGATCGAGGTGTTCACCGACGAGACCGATGGCTTCAAGGAGCTGGACAATGGCGGCCCGACCGGGTTCGACGCCGATGATCTGATGCTGAAGATCGGCGCCTACAAGAGCGATGGTCCGATGCCGCAAAGCGTGGAGCTGAAATACCAGACGCGCGAAGAGACCTCCAACGAGACCTATCTGGGCCTGACTCTGGAAGATTTCCGCGCCAATCCCGACCGGCGCTATGATGCCAGCGCCGATGATGTGTTCCGGGGCGAGAATGAGCTGTTCCAGCTGACCCACAAGATCGAGGTCTCGCCGACGCTGAGCCTGACCACGATTGCCTATTCGCACGAATTTGCCCGCAACTGGTACAAGTTGCAGGGCATCAATGCGGCCGGTACGGGATCGAGCGGCGATGTCGGCATTTCGTCCATCCTGGGCGATCCGGTCACCTATGCGGCCGAATATGCCCTGATCACGGGGGCGGTGAGCCTCGACAATTCCATCGTCTATCGCGCCAATCAGCGCGCCTATTCCAGCGAAGGCATCCAGTCGACGCTGAACTGGCAGACCGATCTGGGCGGGCTGGATCATGATGTGACCTTCGGCGTGCGCCTGCACCAGGATGAGGAAGACCGGTTCCAGAAGGAAGATGCCTATCGTCTGGCAGGCGGCGCGCTGGCGCTGACCACGGCCGGGGCCGCCGGCAGCAATGCCAACCGCGTTTCCAGCGGCGAGGCGGTGGCCGTGTTCATTCAGGACCGGGTGACACTGGACAGGCTGACCGTGACGGGCGGCATGCGCTTTGAGGACTATGAGCTGACGCGGGAGGATTATTCCACCGCAGACCCAACCCGCGCCGACGGGCCGACCCGTGTGCGCACGCTGGACGACCAGGTGGTCGTGCCGGGCCTGAGTGCGCTTTACGAACTGAATGATGATCTGACCCTGCTGGCCGGCGTGCATCGCGGCTTTGCGATTGCCAGCCCCGGCGCGACTGACGCCGACGCCGAGGAAAGCGTGAACTGGGAGGCCGGTGGGCGCTTTTCCCGGAACGGGCTGGATGTGGAGGCGATTGCCTTCTTCAACGACTATTCCAATCTGCTCGGCACCTGCACGGCCTCATCCGGCGGCAATTGCACCATCGGCGATCAGTTCGATGGTGGCGAGGTGGACGTGATGGGCCTGGAGCTGACGGCGAGCTGGGATGCGGCGAAACTGTTCGACACCTCGCTCTCCCTGCCGGTCGGCGTGGTCTACACCTGGACCGATGCGGAGTTCCAGTCGGCCTTCGAGAGCAGCTATGAGCCCTGGGGCGATGTCGAGGCGGGCGATGAGCTGCCCTATGTCTCCGACCAGCAGATCACGCTGATGGCGGGCATCGAGGCAAGCCGCTGGGGTGTGGATCTCTCGGCCAATCATGTTTCCGAAGCCCGCGCGCGGGCCGGGCAGGGCGCCATTCCGGCGGGCGAGCGGATCGATGCGCGCTGGCTGGTCGATGCGGCGGCCTGGATGGACCTCACCGACACGCTGCGCCTGCGCGTGAAGGCCGAGAACCTGTTCGACGAAACCTATGTCGCCTCGATCGACCCCGCCGGCCTGCGCCCGGGCAAGCCGCAGGAGATCCTGTTCGGGCTTGAGGTGAAGTTTTAGGGGGGATAGGGGCGCGCTCCCATACCGAAGATGCCTGCGAAGGCAGGTATCCATCTCCCGTCATCTCCTGAAGCGCTTGGCGGTGCAGTTGGAGATGGGGCCCTGCCTTCGCAGGGGTGAGCGGAGAGGAGGGTGCACCCAATTCGAAGCCTCATTCCAGAGATCCGGGCTTTTGCGCCAAACCTCACCTGAAGGCCTTTCATTTCGGGGGAAAATGAGCCATAAGCCGCCCCTTGTGGTGGGATATCGGGTTCTGACCCGGCTGGACGACATCCCGGCCGTGGCCTGGAGCTGCAGATACTCACCCGAAAACCCCGCCAATTCAGGCGTTTAGACGAAACCCGCCGCAAGGCGATCACATGAAAGATATTCGATGTCGATTACCGCTGAGAAGAAAAAAGAGCTGATCGAAAAGTTCGCCACCAAGCCTGGCGACACCGGCTCTCCCGAAGTGCAGGTCGCGATCCTGACCGAACGGATCAACAACCTCACCGAACACTTCAAGACGAACAAGAAAGACAATCACTCCCGCCGCGGGCTCCTGGCCATGGTTGCCACCCGCCGGAAGCTGCTTGACTACACCAAGAAGAAGGATGAGGCGCGTTACAAGACCCTCATCGAGGCCCTGGGCATCCGCCGCTAGGCCGACAAAACAAGCCCGCCGGGCATAGGGCCGCGGCGGGCTTTTCGTATGTGAAAGAAAGACTGTTTGATGTTTGACAAGAAATCCGTGTCGCTGGAATGGGCCGGCCGCACGCTGACGATCGAAACGGGCCAGGTGGCCCGCCAGGCCGATGGCGCCGTCATGGTGACCTATGGGGACACGAGCGTCCTCGCCACGGCCGTCTATGCCAAGGAAGCAAAACCGGGTCAGGACTTCTTCCCCCTGACCGTCAACTACATGGAAAAATACTACGCGTCGGGCCGGATCCCCGGCGGCTATTTCAAGCGTGAAGGCCGCCCGACCGAGAAAGAGACGCTGACCTCGCGCCTCATCGACCGTCCGATCCGTCCGCTGTTCGTCAAGGGCTTCAAGCATGAAGTCCAGGTCGTGCTGACGGCGATCTCGTATGACCTCGAGAATGATCCGGACATTCTGGGCATGATCGGCGCCTCTGCCGCGCTCGTCCTGTCCGGTGCCCCGTTCATGGGCCCGATCGGCGCTGCCCGCGTCGGCTACAAGGATGGCGAATACCTGATCAACCCGTCCGTGATGGATCTGGAAGAGTCCGAACTGGACCTCGTCGTGGCCGGCACCGCCGACGCCGTGATGATGGTGGAATCGGAAGCCAAGGAACTGTCCGAAGAGGTGATGCTGGGCGCCGTGGTCGCTGGCCATGAGGCCATGCAGCCGGTGATCGATGCGATCATCGAGCTGGCCGAGCAGGCCGCCAAGGAACCGTTCGACTTCGCACCGGTCGACCATTCCGACGCGGTTGCCGCGATCCAGAAACTGGTCGGCGACGATCTCTCCGCCGCCTACAAGATCACCGAGAAGCTGCAGCGCCAGGCCGCTGTCGGCGAAGCGCGTGACAAGGCGAAAGAGGCTCTGGTCGGCACCGAGGACGCCCCGGGCGAAATGACCGGCGAAACCTTCAAGGCCGCCTTCAAGGAAGCCGAAGCCGCCGTTGTCCGTGGCGACATCATCAAGACGGGCAAGCGCATCGACGGCCGGAACCTGGATCAGGTCCGCCCGATCGTGGCCGAGGCCGGCTTCCTGCCGCGCACGCATGGCTCCGCCCTGTTCACGCGCGGCGAGACGCAGGCGATCTGT is a window from the Hyphomonas sp. genome containing:
- a CDS encoding TonB-dependent receptor codes for the protein MPFSRLSVLLASTALVSLASHADSATEPGEQNPYTLLSTIVVTGSSDAVDEVAGSVSFLTDADLSAQAQSDIQRVLRVVPGVNIQEEDGYGLRPNIGLRGSGSDRSSRIVLMEDGVPISPAPYASPSAYYFPTTARMSAVEVTKGPAAILYGPRTTGGALNLFSTPVPTEMSGFAQAFFGTNDRQRVHAWTGGRADVGAGWQLGGLIEVFTDETDGFKELDNGGPTGFDADDLMLKIGAYKSDGPMPQSVELKYQTREETSNETYLGLTLEDFRANPDRRYDASADDVFRGENELFQLTHKIEVSPTLSLTTIAYSHEFARNWYKLQGINAAGTGSSGDVGISSILGDPVTYAAEYALITGAVSLDNSIVYRANQRAYSSEGIQSTLNWQTDLGGLDHDVTFGVRLHQDEEDRFQKEDAYRLAGGALALTTAGAAGSNANRVSSGEAVAVFIQDRVTLDRLTVTGGMRFEDYELTREDYSTADPTRADGPTRVRTLDDQVVVPGLSALYELNDDLTLLAGVHRGFAIASPGATDADAEESVNWEAGGRFSRNGLDVEAIAFFNDYSNLLGTCTASSGGNCTIGDQFDGGEVDVMGLELTASWDAAKLFDTSLSLPVGVVYTWTDAEFQSAFESSYEPWGDVEAGDELPYVSDQQITLMAGIEASRWGVDLSANHVSEARARAGQGAIPAGERIDARWLVDAAAWMDLTDTLRLRVKAENLFDETYVASIDPAGLRPGKPQEILFGLEVKF
- the rpsO gene encoding 30S ribosomal protein S15 — translated: MSITAEKKKELIEKFATKPGDTGSPEVQVAILTERINNLTEHFKTNKKDNHSRRGLLAMVATRRKLLDYTKKKDEARYKTLIEALGIRR